One part of the Xylanimonas allomyrinae genome encodes these proteins:
- the eutL gene encoding ethanolamine utilization microcompartment protein EutL has protein sequence MPILEPVKPTILATRMIPNVDRGYAAKLGLSDTQRSVGLLTCDIDDSLYVSLDEATKFAEVDVVYAKSFYAGSAHASGPLSGEIIGILAGPDPAEVRAGMDAAIAYCTEEAWFYTANEAGDLAFFPHLISSTGSYLSQAAGIARGQSLAYLIAPPLEATYGLDAAIKAAEVEMKVFYEPPSETNFAGGLLTGSQSACRAACAAFQDAVLDVAASPRKY, from the coding sequence ATGCCCATCCTCGAACCAGTCAAGCCGACCATCCTGGCCACGCGCATGATCCCGAACGTCGACCGCGGCTACGCGGCCAAGCTCGGGCTGAGCGACACGCAACGCTCCGTCGGCCTGCTCACCTGCGACATCGACGACTCGCTGTACGTCTCGCTCGACGAGGCGACCAAGTTCGCCGAGGTCGACGTGGTCTACGCCAAGAGCTTCTACGCCGGCTCGGCGCACGCCTCAGGCCCGCTGTCGGGCGAGATCATCGGCATCCTCGCGGGGCCCGACCCCGCGGAGGTACGGGCCGGGATGGACGCCGCCATCGCCTACTGCACGGAGGAGGCGTGGTTCTACACGGCCAACGAGGCCGGAGACCTCGCGTTCTTCCCGCACCTGATCAGCTCGACCGGCTCGTACCTGTCGCAGGCCGCGGGCATCGCGCGCGGTCAGTCGCTGGCATACCTCATCGCGCCGCCGCTCGAGGCGACGTACGGCCTGGACGCGGCCATCAAGGCGGCCGAGGTCGAGATGAAGGTCTTCTACGAGCCGCCGTCCGAGACGAACTTCGCGGGCGGCCTGCTGACCGGCTCGCAGAGCGCGTGCCGCGCGGCGTGTGCCGCGTTCCAGGACGCGGTGCTCGACGTCGCGGCCTCGCCCCGCAAGTACTGA
- the eutC gene encoding ethanolamine ammonia-lyase subunit EutC, protein MTDDITPAAGLANIDQLVARVIAELVREGVSLTPDATRPHAATATDGELVIDLPDPTLEAARRTIGIAEPYDPDGLRNLCATTTARLGVGRTGARPRTASLLLFQADHAVTQDAIYGVVDDATKDALGLFTVTTQVADREEYLLRPDLGRRLSEHGKATIAERCVKRPDVQICVGDGLSAAAISNNLADIYPVIEQGLTAAGLSLGTPFFIENARVGVMNDVNAIIGAKVVVLLIGERPGLGIADAMSAYMGYDPQPGKSDADRDLICMITTHGGTNPLEAGAYVVEFVKKMIQHSASGVRLRDVAGAE, encoded by the coding sequence ATGACCGACGACATCACCCCGGCCGCAGGCCTGGCAAACATCGACCAGCTCGTGGCGAGGGTCATCGCCGAGCTCGTCCGCGAGGGAGTCTCGCTGACCCCCGACGCGACCCGGCCGCACGCGGCCACGGCCACCGACGGCGAGCTGGTCATCGACCTGCCCGACCCGACCCTGGAGGCGGCCCGGCGCACCATCGGGATCGCCGAGCCCTACGACCCCGACGGGTTGCGCAACCTGTGCGCGACGACGACGGCGCGGCTCGGCGTCGGGCGCACCGGGGCCCGCCCCCGCACGGCCTCGCTGCTGCTGTTCCAGGCCGACCACGCCGTGACCCAGGACGCCATCTACGGCGTCGTCGACGACGCCACCAAGGACGCGCTGGGGCTGTTCACGGTCACGACGCAGGTCGCCGACCGCGAGGAGTACCTGCTGCGCCCGGACCTGGGGCGGCGGCTGTCCGAGCACGGCAAGGCGACCATCGCCGAGCGGTGCGTCAAGCGTCCCGACGTGCAGATCTGCGTGGGCGACGGGCTCTCGGCGGCGGCGATCAGCAACAACCTGGCCGACATCTACCCGGTCATCGAGCAGGGCCTGACCGCGGCCGGCCTGAGCCTGGGCACCCCGTTCTTCATCGAGAACGCGCGCGTCGGCGTCATGAACGACGTCAACGCGATCATCGGGGCCAAGGTCGTCGTGCTGCTCATCGGCGAGCGCCCGGGCCTGGGCATCGCCGACGCCATGAGCGCCTACATGGGCTACGACCCGCAGCCCGGCAAGTCGGACGCCGATCGCGACCTGATCTGCATGATCACCACCCACGGAGGGACGAACCCGCTGGAGGCGGGCGCCTACGTCGTGGAGTTCGTCAAGAAGATGATCCAGCACTCCGCCAGCGGCGTCCGGCTGCGGGACGTCGCCGGGGCCGAGTGA
- a CDS encoding ethanolamine ammonia-lyase subunit EutB has product MILRTKLFGTTYEFGTVKELLAKANEPKSGDQQAGIAAHSQAERVAARFVLAEVPLSVLRENPVVPIEEDEVSRVIDEGVNETVYAEIKGWTVGDLREWILANTTDSDMIRRVSNGLTGEMVAAVTKLMSNLDLILAAKKIHVVRHCQNTIGLPGTLGSRNQPNHPTDSVDGIRAALYEGLSYGSGDSVIGINPADDSVGSVSRLLDMTKDVIDRWEIPTQNCVLAHVTTQMECLRRGSPVGLVFQSIAGSQKAMESFGVSVGLIDEAAALAAKHCWTQGPDYMYFETGQGSALSADAHHGADQLVLEARIYSMAKRWHPYQVNTVVGFIGPEYLYDAVQITRAGLEDHFMGKLTGISMGCDVCYTNHAKATQNDLENLAVLLAAAGGSYIMGVPMGDDAMLSYQSTSYHDAPALRQALGLRPLPEFEAWMEGIGLWRDGALTDLAGDPSFFLQR; this is encoded by the coding sequence ATGATCCTGCGCACCAAGCTGTTCGGCACGACCTACGAGTTCGGCACCGTCAAGGAGCTCCTGGCCAAGGCGAACGAGCCGAAGTCCGGCGACCAGCAGGCCGGCATCGCGGCGCACAGCCAGGCGGAACGCGTCGCCGCGCGGTTCGTGCTGGCCGAGGTCCCGCTGTCCGTGCTGCGCGAGAACCCCGTGGTGCCCATCGAGGAGGACGAGGTCTCCCGCGTCATCGACGAGGGCGTCAACGAGACGGTCTACGCGGAGATCAAGGGCTGGACCGTCGGCGACCTGCGCGAGTGGATCCTCGCGAACACGACCGACTCCGACATGATCCGGCGGGTCTCCAACGGGCTGACCGGTGAGATGGTCGCCGCCGTCACGAAGCTCATGAGCAACCTGGACCTGATCTTGGCGGCCAAGAAGATCCACGTCGTGCGGCACTGCCAGAACACCATCGGCCTGCCCGGCACGCTCGGCTCACGCAACCAGCCCAACCACCCCACGGACTCGGTCGACGGCATCCGGGCCGCCCTCTACGAGGGCCTCTCCTACGGGTCGGGCGACTCCGTCATCGGCATCAACCCCGCCGACGACTCGGTCGGCTCGGTCTCGCGGCTGCTCGACATGACCAAGGACGTCATCGACCGCTGGGAGATCCCCACGCAGAACTGCGTGCTCGCACACGTCACCACCCAGATGGAGTGCCTGCGGCGCGGAAGTCCCGTCGGTCTGGTGTTCCAGTCGATCGCCGGGTCGCAGAAGGCCATGGAGAGCTTCGGTGTGTCCGTGGGCCTCATCGACGAGGCGGCGGCGCTCGCGGCCAAGCACTGCTGGACGCAGGGCCCCGACTACATGTACTTCGAGACGGGCCAGGGTTCGGCGCTGTCGGCCGACGCGCACCACGGCGCCGACCAGCTCGTCCTGGAGGCCCGCATCTACTCGATGGCCAAGCGGTGGCACCCCTACCAGGTCAACACGGTCGTGGGGTTCATCGGCCCGGAGTACCTGTACGACGCCGTCCAGATCACGCGCGCCGGGCTCGAGGACCACTTCATGGGCAAGCTGACGGGCATCTCGATGGGCTGCGACGTCTGCTACACCAACCACGCCAAGGCGACCCAGAACGACCTGGAGAACCTGGCCGTGCTGCTGGCCGCCGCGGGCGGCAGCTACATCATGGGCGTCCCCATGGGCGACGACGCCATGCTCTCGTACCAGTCGACCAGCTACCACGACGCTCCCGCGCTGCGCCAGGCCCTGGGCCTGCGCCCGCTGCCCGAGTTCGAGGCCTGGATGGAGGGCATCGGGCTGTGGCGTGACGGAGCCCTCACCGACCTGGCCGGCGACCCGTCCTTCTTCCTGCAGAGGTGA
- a CDS encoding ethanolamine ammonia-lyase reactivating factor EutA, whose amino-acid sequence MAETRQVLSVGIDIGTTTSQFVLSRLTVSNQARGGLVPRLGVEGRAVLYQSQPHLTPLAAPDRIDVAGVLGMIHREYELAGIDAAQVESGAVIVTGETARTRNAEAILNGLSDLAGEFVVTVAGPALEAQIAGRGSGACDWSTEHYATVVNVDIGGGSSNAALFRSGKHIGSAAAMVGGRQAMVDPATGILTHLKPAGATLVDALGLDLVVGRRTDVAALRRLTDVMADVVVDLVLGNVTPLTEIVALTAPLALDGPVAACFVSGGVGHVYYEDQPCSTLAQVARYGDVGPLLARSLRENPRWQTLRIERPAQTLRATVLGASSQQVTLSGSTIWTDPEYLPLKNLPVVEPRFGSLLEGHVEPRDVRAAVDGAVRRWDLEADHGAFAIVLDLPERLAYRQVVGLADGLADFASDYLPPLRPLVLVTEEDYAQVLGQTLKGRLPDQPVVVVDQIGLDEGDFIDIGEPLFDGRVVPVSVKTLVFYQ is encoded by the coding sequence GTGGCGGAGACCCGGCAGGTGCTCAGCGTGGGCATCGACATCGGCACGACGACGAGCCAGTTCGTCCTGTCGCGCCTGACCGTGAGCAACCAGGCCCGTGGCGGCCTGGTGCCACGGCTCGGGGTCGAGGGGCGCGCCGTCCTCTACCAGTCGCAGCCCCATCTGACGCCGCTCGCCGCACCCGACCGCATCGACGTCGCCGGCGTGCTCGGCATGATCCACCGGGAGTACGAGCTCGCCGGGATCGACGCCGCGCAGGTCGAGAGCGGTGCCGTCATCGTCACGGGCGAGACAGCGCGCACGCGCAACGCCGAGGCCATCCTCAACGGCCTGTCCGACCTTGCGGGCGAGTTCGTCGTGACCGTCGCCGGACCTGCCCTGGAAGCCCAGATCGCCGGGCGCGGGTCGGGCGCGTGCGACTGGTCCACCGAGCACTACGCGACCGTCGTCAACGTCGACATCGGGGGCGGAAGCTCGAACGCGGCCCTGTTCCGCTCGGGCAAGCACATCGGATCCGCCGCGGCCATGGTGGGCGGGAGGCAGGCCATGGTCGATCCGGCCACCGGCATCCTGACCCACCTCAAGCCGGCAGGGGCGACCCTCGTCGACGCGCTCGGCCTCGACCTCGTCGTCGGACGGCGCACCGACGTCGCGGCGTTGCGGCGGCTCACCGACGTCATGGCCGACGTCGTCGTCGACCTCGTGCTGGGAAACGTCACGCCCCTGACCGAGATCGTCGCCCTCACCGCACCCCTGGCGCTCGACGGCCCGGTGGCGGCGTGCTTCGTCTCGGGGGGCGTCGGGCACGTCTACTACGAGGACCAGCCGTGCAGCACGCTCGCGCAGGTCGCCCGGTACGGAGACGTCGGGCCGCTGCTCGCCCGCTCCCTGCGGGAGAACCCGCGCTGGCAGACGCTGCGGATCGAGCGGCCGGCGCAGACGCTGCGGGCCACCGTCCTGGGCGCCTCCAGCCAGCAGGTCACCCTGTCCGGTTCGACGATCTGGACCGACCCCGAATACCTGCCGCTCAAGAACCTGCCCGTCGTCGAACCGCGGTTCGGGTCCCTGCTCGAAGGTCATGTCGAGCCGCGGGACGTGCGCGCCGCCGTCGACGGAGCGGTGCGGCGCTGGGACCTGGAAGCCGATCACGGCGCCTTCGCCATCGTGCTCGACCTGCCCGAACGCCTCGCCTACCGGCAGGTCGTCGGCCTCGCCGACGGGCTCGCCGACTTCGCGAGCGACTACCTCCCGCCGTTGCGACCCCTCGTGCTCGTCACCGAGGAGGACTACGCGCAGGTGCTCGGCCAGACCCTCAAAGGGCGCCTGCCCGATCAGCCCGTCGTCGTCGTCGACCAGATCGGCCTTGACGAGGGCGACTTCATCGACATCGGCGAGCCCTTGTTCGACGGGCGCGTGGTGCCCGTCTCCGTCAAGACGCTCGTCTTCTACCAGTGA
- a CDS encoding EutN/CcmL family microcompartment protein yields MLIARVLGSAVCTIKAESLRGAKLLVVRRATPADELVGEPFVAVDAVGAGQGELVLVAQGSAARHTEPTAGAPTDAVIMAILDSVEVEGQVTFRKS; encoded by the coding sequence ATGCTCATCGCCCGCGTCCTGGGGTCGGCCGTCTGCACGATCAAGGCAGAGTCGCTGCGGGGAGCCAAGCTGCTGGTGGTGCGCCGCGCGACGCCCGCCGACGAGCTCGTCGGCGAGCCTTTCGTGGCCGTCGACGCCGTGGGCGCCGGCCAGGGCGAGCTCGTCCTGGTGGCCCAGGGCAGCGCTGCCCGGCACACCGAGCCCACCGCGGGCGCACCCACCGACGCCGTGATCATGGCGATCCTCGACTCCGTGGAGGTCGAGGGTCAGGTGACCTTCAGGAAGAGCTGA